The following coding sequences are from one Dromaius novaehollandiae isolate bDroNov1 chromosome 22, bDroNov1.hap1, whole genome shotgun sequence window:
- the ZNF652 gene encoding zinc finger protein 652 translates to MSQTANSCQQLVENCAAHVAGMAQEDSRRGQVPPTFYHGASQELDLSTKVYKRESGSPYSVLVDSKMSKPHLHEREEQPYFRENRAVGEVRAVKEDRENSDDSEEEEEEEDEVTYKREQIIVEVNLNNQTLNVSKGEKGVPSQSKETAVLKTSSEEEEGDSGEEATEDSNDDEENERQKKKEKRVEKVSVAQRRTRRAASAAAATTSPSPRTTRGRRKSVEPPKRKKKTAKEPKAPVQKSKCEEKETLTCEKCPRVFNTRWYLEKHMNVTHRRMQICDKCGKKFVLESELSLHQQTDCEKNIQCVSCNKSFKKLWSLHEHIKIVHGYAEKKFSCEICEKKFYTMAHVRKHMVAHTKDMPFTCETCGKSFKRSMSLKVHSLQHSGEKPFRCENCDERFQYKYQLRSHMSIHIGHKQFMCQWCGKDFNMKQYFDEHMKTHTGEKPFICEICGKSFTSRPNMKRHRRTHTGEKPYPCDVCGQRFRFSNMLKAHKEKCFRVTSPVNVSSAVQIPLSTTSPATTVPAVVNAPAAPTPPINLNPVSTLPPRPIPHPYSHLHLHPHPHHPHHLPVPPVPHLPPPPALFKSEPLNHRGQSEDNFLRHLAEKNSSAQHH, encoded by the exons ATGAGTCAGACAGCCAATTCTTGCCAACAGTTGGTTGAAAACTGTGCTGCGCATGTAGCAGGGATGGCACAAGAGGACAGTCGCCGTGGTCAAGTGCCACCCACGTTTTATCATGGTGCCAGCCAGGAACTTGATCTGTCCACCAAAGTATACAAGAGAGAGTCAGGAAGTCCTTACTCAGTGTTGGTGGACAGCAAAATGAGTAAACCACATCTCCATGAAAGAGAGGAGCAGCCATATTTCAGGGAGAACAGAGCGGTAGGAGAGGTCCGGGCTGtgaaagaagacagagaaaactCTGACGactctgaggaggaggaagaggaggaagatgaagtGACTTACAAAAGGGAGCAGATTATAGTAGAGGTAAACCTTAACAACCAAACATTAAATGTATCAAAAGGGGAGAAGGGTGTCCCCTCCCAGTCCAAAGAGACTGCTGTTCTTAAGACCagcagtgaggaagaggagggtgacAGTGGGGAAGAGGCCACTGAAGACAGTAATGATGATGAGGAAAAtgagaggcagaagaaaaaagagaaaagagtggAAAAAGTTAGTGTTGCACAAAGGAGAACAAGGAGAGCTGCATCTGCTGCAGCAGCCACAACTTCCCCATCACCCAGAACTACAAGGGGTCGTAGAAAGAGTGTGGAGCCCCCCAAGCGTAAGAAGAAAACTGCAAAGGAGCCCAAGGCACCTGTGCAGAAATCAAAGTGTGAAGAGAAGGAGACTTTAACCTGTGAGAAGTGCCCCAGGGTGTTTAACACACGCTGGTACCTGGAGAAGCACATGAACGTCACTCACAGGCGCATGCAGATCTGCGACAAATGTGGGAAGAAATTTGTTCTAGAAAGTGAGCTGTCCCTTCACCAGCAAACAGACTGTGAAAAAAATATCCAG TGCGTTTCCTGTAATAAGTCATTCAAGAAGCTCTGGTCCCTCCATGAACATATCAAGATTGTCCACGGATATGCAGAAAAGAAATTCTCCTGTGAGATTTGCGAAAAGAAGTTCTACACCATGGCCCACGTGCGGAAACATATGGTTG CACATACAAAGGACATGCCATTTACATGTGAAACCTGTGGAAAATCATTCAAACGCAGTATGTCTCTCAAAGTACATTCCCTACAGCATTCTGGAGAGAAACCTTTCAGGTGTGAG AACTGCGATGAGAGGTTTCAGTACAAGTACCAGCTGCGTTCGCACATGAGCATCCACATTGGGCACAAACAGTTCATGTGTCAGTGGTGTGGCAAAGACTTCAACATGAAACAGTACTTTGATGAGCACATGAAAACACACACTG GAGAGAAGCCTTTTATCTGTGAAATCTGTGGGAAAAGCTTCACCAGCCGCCCAAACATGAAGAGACATCGCAGAACTCACACAGGGGAGAAGCCCTACCCATGTGATGTGTGTGGTCAGCGATTTCGCTTCTCCAACATGCTCAAGGCACACAAGGAGAAGTGCTTCCGTGTTACCAGCCCCGTTAACGTGTCATCTGCTGTCCAGATCCCGCTGTCCACGACTTCTCCTGCCACCACAGTCCCTGCTGTAGTGAACGCACCCGCAGCCCCAACCCCACCTATCAACCTGAACCCAGTGAGCACGCTTCCTCCACGCCCCATTCCCCACCCATATTCACACCTTCACCTACATCCTCACCCTCACCATCCACATCATCTTCCTGTCCCCCCAGTCCCTCATTTACCCCCTCCTCCAGCTCTTTTTAAGAGTGAGCCTTTAAATCACAGAGGCCAGAGTGAGGACAACTTTCTGCGACACCTGgcagaaaaaaacagttcagcACAGCACCACTAA
- the PHOSPHO1 gene encoding phosphoethanolamine/phosphocholine phosphatase isoform X1, producing MKRCCEGVGLPCLFKGIGMASPRPPKYLLIFDFDETIINENSDDSIIRAAPGQELPEHIRQTFRDGFYNEYMQGVLEYMGDQGVKMGDFKTVYENIPLSPGMPELFQFLSKNHEMFEIILISDANMFGIECSLRAAGAYSLFRKIFSNPSGFDKRGYFTLGPYHSHKCLDCPANMCKRKILTEYLAERAQEEVEFERVFYIGDGANDFCPSVTLTSSDVAFPRKGYPMHQMAQEMEKKQPGAFQATVVAWDSATEVAHYLQEVLKKKC from the exons ATGAAAAGGTGCTGTGAGGGTGTTGGGCTGCCATGCCTGTTCAAG GGCATTGGTATGGCCAGCCCTCGGCCTCCAAAATACCTCCTCATCTTCGACTTCGACGAGACCATCATCAACGAGAACAGTGATGACTCCATCATCAGGGCCGCGCCGGGGCAAGAGCTTCCAGAACACATCCGCCAAACCTTCCGCGACGGCTTCTACAACGAGTACATGCAGGGCGTCTTGGAGTACATGGGGGACCAGGGAGTTAAGATGGGGGACTTCAAGACTGTCTATGAGAACATCCCCCTGTCCCCCGGCATGCCAGAGCTCTTCCAGTTCCTCTCCAAGAACCACGAGATGTTTGAGATCATCCTCATCTCCGATGCCAACATGTTTGGCATCGAATGCAGTCTGAGGGCAGCTGGTGCCTACTCCCTCTTCCGCAAAATCTTCAGCAACCCGTCTGGCTTTGACAAGAGGGGTTACTTTACCTTGGGGCCCTACCACAGTCACAAGTGCCTTGACTGCCCGGCCAACATGTGCAAACGCAAAATCCTAACGGAGTACCTGGCCGAGAGAGCCCAGGAGGAGGTGGAGTTCGAGAGGGTCTTTTACATCGGCGATGGCGCCAATGACTTCTGCCCTTCTGTGACTTTGACTTCAAGTGATGTTGCTTTCCCACGGAAGGGCTACCCCATGCACCAGATGGCCCAAGAGATGGAGAAGAAGCAGCCCGGAGCCTTCCAGGCCACTGTCGTAGCCTGGGATTCGGCTACAGAAGTTGCCCACTATCTCCAGGAGGTCCTCAAGAAAAAATGTTGA
- the PHOSPHO1 gene encoding phosphoethanolamine/phosphocholine phosphatase isoform X2, whose product MASPRPPKYLLIFDFDETIINENSDDSIIRAAPGQELPEHIRQTFRDGFYNEYMQGVLEYMGDQGVKMGDFKTVYENIPLSPGMPELFQFLSKNHEMFEIILISDANMFGIECSLRAAGAYSLFRKIFSNPSGFDKRGYFTLGPYHSHKCLDCPANMCKRKILTEYLAERAQEEVEFERVFYIGDGANDFCPSVTLTSSDVAFPRKGYPMHQMAQEMEKKQPGAFQATVVAWDSATEVAHYLQEVLKKKC is encoded by the coding sequence ATGGCCAGCCCTCGGCCTCCAAAATACCTCCTCATCTTCGACTTCGACGAGACCATCATCAACGAGAACAGTGATGACTCCATCATCAGGGCCGCGCCGGGGCAAGAGCTTCCAGAACACATCCGCCAAACCTTCCGCGACGGCTTCTACAACGAGTACATGCAGGGCGTCTTGGAGTACATGGGGGACCAGGGAGTTAAGATGGGGGACTTCAAGACTGTCTATGAGAACATCCCCCTGTCCCCCGGCATGCCAGAGCTCTTCCAGTTCCTCTCCAAGAACCACGAGATGTTTGAGATCATCCTCATCTCCGATGCCAACATGTTTGGCATCGAATGCAGTCTGAGGGCAGCTGGTGCCTACTCCCTCTTCCGCAAAATCTTCAGCAACCCGTCTGGCTTTGACAAGAGGGGTTACTTTACCTTGGGGCCCTACCACAGTCACAAGTGCCTTGACTGCCCGGCCAACATGTGCAAACGCAAAATCCTAACGGAGTACCTGGCCGAGAGAGCCCAGGAGGAGGTGGAGTTCGAGAGGGTCTTTTACATCGGCGATGGCGCCAATGACTTCTGCCCTTCTGTGACTTTGACTTCAAGTGATGTTGCTTTCCCACGGAAGGGCTACCCCATGCACCAGATGGCCCAAGAGATGGAGAAGAAGCAGCCCGGAGCCTTCCAGGCCACTGTCGTAGCCTGGGATTCGGCTACAGAAGTTGCCCACTATCTCCAGGAGGTCCTCAAGAAAAAATGTTGA
- the ABI3 gene encoding ABI gene family member 3 isoform X2, translating to MWWYNPPSRGVAGLWMDWQMGAQASTELVPRDSPSRFPLMVDMHKEKVCRREIGALTVSKHFPSHQKIAPPASPPSLEPYYRRPLNFSVLDDVGHGIKDHSTQLSRTGTLSRKAIKSSVPAAGTLGRGPRVPEPIQPPVVPEGKLSAASSTSSLASVSSSGAPGPAGDGVPAPPPLPSLPVPPAPGPATVPPPPPPLPGELPPLGDLDLPPPGDLPPPPPGDLDLPLPGDLPLPPPENLDLPPPGDLPPAPDDFDSPPPPPALPEFDDLAPPPPPPASEEPPWAPGSYLEKVVTLYPYARQKDNELSFEAGALIYVTRRYSDGWCQGVMDERAGFFPGNYVEPFC from the exons ATGTGGTGGTACAACCCACCCAGTCGCGGTGTTGCGGGGCTGTGGATGGACTGGCAAATGGGGGCCCAAGCCTCAACGGAGCTGGTTCCCCGGGACAGTCCATCCCGCTTCCCGCTG ATGGTGGACATGCACAAGGAGAAGGTGTGCCGGCGCGAGATCGGCGCCTTGACCGTCAGCAAGCACTTCCCCTCGCACCAGAAGATCgcgccccccgccagcccccccagCCTGGAGCCCTACTACAGGAGGCCCCTCAACTTCAGCGTGCTGGACGACGTCGGGCACGGCATCAAG GACCACAGCACCCAGCTGTCCCGCACGGGGACCCTGTCGCGGAAGGCCATCAAGTCATCCGTGCCGGCTGCAGGCACCCTGGG GAGGGGCCCGCGCGTCCCCGAGCCCATCCAGCCGCCCGTGGTCCCCGAGGGAAAGCTGTCTGcagcctcctccacctcctcgcTGGCATCAGTCAG CTCGAGCGGAGCCCCTGGCCCGGCGGGCGACGGCGTCCCTGCACCGCCACCGCTCCCGTCCCTGCCTGTGCCACCTGCCCCAGGCCCGGCCACCGtcccgccaccgccgccaccgctgCCTGGCGAGCTGCCACCCCTGGGGGACCTGGACCTGCCACCTCCAGGGGACCTGCCACCACCACCGCCAGGGGACCTGGACCTGCCACTGCCAGGGGACCTGCCACTGCCACCGCCGGAGAACCTGGACCTGCCACCGCCGGGGGACCTGCCTCCCG CCCCCGACGACTTCGActcgccgccgccaccgccggctTTGCCCGAATTTGACGACttagccccgccgccgccgccgccggcctccgaGGAGCCTCCCTGGGCGCCAGGCAGCTACCTGGAGAAAG TGGTGACCCTCTACCCCTACGCGCGGCAGAAGGACAACGAGCTCTCCTTCGAGGCGGGCGCCCTCATCTACGTCACGCGGCGCTACTCGGACGGCTGGTGCCAGGGCGTCATGGACGAGCGCGCGGGCTTCTTCCCCGGCAACTACGTGGAGCCCTTCTGctga
- the ABI3 gene encoding ABI gene family member 3 isoform X1, with protein MAELRQLQQQAIPAARQVLRDNLGNLRKVADYCESNYLQASDKRKALEETMAYSTQSLASVAYQISNLATSFLKMLDLQAAELQRVEANVSCVAQMVDMHKEKVCRREIGALTVSKHFPSHQKIAPPASPPSLEPYYRRPLNFSVLDDVGHGIKDHSTQLSRTGTLSRKAIKSSVPAAGTLGRGPRVPEPIQPPVVPEGKLSAASSTSSLASVSSSGAPGPAGDGVPAPPPLPSLPVPPAPGPATVPPPPPPLPGELPPLGDLDLPPPGDLPPPPPGDLDLPLPGDLPLPPPENLDLPPPGDLPPAPDDFDSPPPPPALPEFDDLAPPPPPPASEEPPWAPGSYLEKVVTLYPYARQKDNELSFEAGALIYVTRRYSDGWCQGVMDERAGFFPGNYVEPFC; from the exons atgGCGGAGCtgcggcagctgcagcagcaggccaTCCCCGCGGCCCGGCAGGTCCTGCGCGACAACCTCGGCAACCTCCGCAAGGTCGCTGACTACTGCGAGAGCAACTACCTGCAG GCGAGTGACAAGAGGAAGGCGCTGGAGGAGACCATGGCCTACAGCACCCAGTCCCTGGCCAGCGTGGCTTATCAGATCAGCAACCTGGCCACCAGCTTCCTCAAGATGCTGGACCTCCAGGCAGCCGAGCTGCAGCGGGTGGAGGCCAACGTCAGCTGCGTGGCCCAG ATGGTGGACATGCACAAGGAGAAGGTGTGCCGGCGCGAGATCGGCGCCTTGACCGTCAGCAAGCACTTCCCCTCGCACCAGAAGATCgcgccccccgccagcccccccagCCTGGAGCCCTACTACAGGAGGCCCCTCAACTTCAGCGTGCTGGACGACGTCGGGCACGGCATCAAG GACCACAGCACCCAGCTGTCCCGCACGGGGACCCTGTCGCGGAAGGCCATCAAGTCATCCGTGCCGGCTGCAGGCACCCTGGG GAGGGGCCCGCGCGTCCCCGAGCCCATCCAGCCGCCCGTGGTCCCCGAGGGAAAGCTGTCTGcagcctcctccacctcctcgcTGGCATCAGTCAG CTCGAGCGGAGCCCCTGGCCCGGCGGGCGACGGCGTCCCTGCACCGCCACCGCTCCCGTCCCTGCCTGTGCCACCTGCCCCAGGCCCGGCCACCGtcccgccaccgccgccaccgctgCCTGGCGAGCTGCCACCCCTGGGGGACCTGGACCTGCCACCTCCAGGGGACCTGCCACCACCACCGCCAGGGGACCTGGACCTGCCACTGCCAGGGGACCTGCCACTGCCACCGCCGGAGAACCTGGACCTGCCACCGCCGGGGGACCTGCCTCCCG CCCCCGACGACTTCGActcgccgccgccaccgccggctTTGCCCGAATTTGACGACttagccccgccgccgccgccgccggcctccgaGGAGCCTCCCTGGGCGCCAGGCAGCTACCTGGAGAAAG TGGTGACCCTCTACCCCTACGCGCGGCAGAAGGACAACGAGCTCTCCTTCGAGGCGGGCGCCCTCATCTACGTCACGCGGCGCTACTCGGACGGCTGGTGCCAGGGCGTCATGGACGAGCGCGCGGGCTTCTTCCCCGGCAACTACGTGGAGCCCTTCTGctga